One Tolypothrix bouteillei VB521301 DNA window includes the following coding sequences:
- a CDS encoding peroxiredoxin, with translation MPLSYPSEGCLRVGQQAPDFTATAVADQEFKTIKLSDYRGKYVVLFFYPLDFTFVCPTEITAFSDRYEEFKKINTEILGVSVDSEFSHLAWIQTDRKSGGVGDLNYPLVSDIKKEISAAYNVLDPAAGVALRGLFIIDKDGVIQHATINNLAFGRNVDETLRTLQAIQYVQSHPDEVCPAGWQPGDKTMVPDPVKSKVYFSAV, from the coding sequence ATGCCTCTTAGTTACCCATCAGAAGGATGCCTCCGTGTAGGTCAACAAGCTCCCGACTTCACAGCAACTGCTGTAGCAGATCAGGAATTTAAGACAATCAAACTTTCTGACTATCGCGGTAAGTACGTCGTACTGTTTTTCTACCCCCTAGACTTTACCTTTGTTTGTCCCACAGAAATTACAGCTTTTAGCGATCGCTACGAGGAATTCAAAAAAATTAACACTGAGATCCTTGGTGTTTCTGTTGATAGCGAGTTTTCTCACCTCGCATGGATTCAAACCGATCGCAAGTCTGGTGGGGTTGGAGACTTAAATTACCCCTTGGTTTCTGACATTAAGAAAGAGATTAGTGCTGCTTATAACGTTCTCGATCCAGCAGCTGGCGTTGCTTTACGCGGTTTGTTCATCATTGATAAAGATGGTGTCATTCAGCACGCGACCATCAATAACCTAGCTTTTGGTCGTAACGTTGATGAAACTTTGCGGACACTGCAAGCTATTCAATACGTCCAATCTCATCCCGATGAAGTTTGCCCTGCAGGTTGGCAACCGGGCGACAAGACAATGGTTCCCGACCCTGTGAAGTCCAAAGTATACTTCTCTGCTGTCTAA
- a CDS encoding peroxiredoxin family protein, with protein sequence MINSMNLNGLLNERFFRNFLPIPATNTLVVGQFVPDFQLPDIKNGAEVRISNYRTKQPVILAFTRIFTEKHYCPFCFPHIKALNENYEEFQNRGIELLLITSTDRQQSKIVVKDLGLKMPLLSDPSCRVFQTYGVGQALGAPLPAQFVLDKEGKLRYKHLFSFLDHNASVERLLEQCARM encoded by the coding sequence ATGATAAACTCAATGAATCTAAACGGATTATTAAACGAGCGCTTTTTTCGGAACTTTCTACCCATACCCGCAACCAACACTTTAGTTGTGGGTCAATTTGTGCCTGATTTTCAACTTCCAGATATTAAGAATGGGGCTGAGGTAAGAATATCAAATTACCGAACTAAGCAACCAGTAATACTTGCGTTTACACGAATTTTTACAGAAAAACATTATTGTCCCTTTTGCTTTCCCCACATCAAAGCCTTAAATGAGAACTATGAAGAATTTCAAAATCGAGGCATAGAACTTTTGCTTATTACCAGTACAGATCGGCAGCAAAGTAAGATAGTCGTCAAAGATTTAGGGTTAAAAATGCCATTGCTGAGTGACCCCAGTTGTCGTGTATTTCAGACCTACGGAGTTGGGCAAGCTTTAGGAGCACCATTACCCGCACAATTTGTATTAGATAAAGAAGGAAAACTCCGCTACAAGCATCTATTTTCATTTCTCGACCATAATGCTAGCGTGGAGAGATTGCTGGAGCAGTGTGCAAGAATGTGA
- a CDS encoding glutathione S-transferase family protein has product MLKLYHNPISFNSRRVWIALLEKELEFELVEIKLDGDQLQPEFLAKNPFHHIPVLEDDDFTIVESLAILDYLEAKYPKPTFIPTDARAIATMRMVEMVTVNELLPAMTPLINRVMGFPGSNSPEKLEQAKQKAATVFRFLEDILGNDLYLVNRQFTLADIVAGTVVPLFPSLGFPLIYYPKLSSWAERLMQRPSWQTTQASPEAIEAFKARFKGQ; this is encoded by the coding sequence ATGCTCAAGCTTTATCACAACCCCATATCATTTAACTCTCGCCGAGTCTGGATAGCATTACTGGAGAAAGAGCTTGAATTTGAACTAGTAGAAATCAAACTAGACGGGGATCAATTGCAACCGGAATTTTTAGCAAAGAACCCCTTTCACCACATTCCAGTTTTAGAAGATGATGACTTCACTATAGTGGAATCCCTAGCAATTTTAGATTATCTGGAAGCAAAATATCCCAAACCAACTTTCATCCCTACAGATGCACGAGCCATAGCCACAATGAGGATGGTAGAAATGGTAACTGTCAACGAGTTATTACCTGCCATGACTCCGTTAATTAACAGAGTTATGGGTTTTCCTGGTAGCAACTCTCCAGAAAAGCTCGAACAAGCTAAGCAGAAAGCAGCTACCGTATTTAGATTTTTAGAAGATATTCTAGGTAATGATTTATACTTAGTTAACAGACAATTTACTTTAGCTGATATAGTTGCTGGAACAGTAGTGCCTTTATTTCCCAGTCTTGGTTTTCCCTTAATTTACTATCCAAAACTCAGTTCTTGGGCTGAACGTTTAATGCAACGTCCATCTTGGCAAACGACTCAAGCAAGCCCAGAAGCCATAGAAGCATTCAAAGCTAGGTTCAAAGGGCAGTAA
- a CDS encoding DnaJ C-terminal domain-containing protein translates to MASTDFKDYYATLGVSKTATQEEIKQAFRKLARKYHPDVNPGNKQAESRFKEINEAYEVLSDSDKRKKYDQFGQYWKQASEGFPSGGVGVDMGGFDFSQYGSFDEFISELLGRFGGSAGPRAGRQAYSYSTSTSRPGGFGNFSDFGTQDVGSANATQDSEAVITLNFSEAFHGVQKHLNLGNEVIDVRIPAGAKTGSRLRVRGKGPVNPFTQQRGDLYLKVELQPHSLFQFEGDNLVCEVPITPDEAVLGASVEVPTPDGMVTVKIPVGVRSGQSLRLRGKGWPQPRGGRGDQLIKVAIVPPKDMTPQEQECYEKIRSMRTFNPRANFQHIRL, encoded by the coding sequence ATGGCTTCAACCGATTTCAAAGACTACTATGCAACATTGGGAGTTAGTAAAACTGCCACTCAAGAAGAAATTAAGCAAGCTTTTCGCAAACTAGCTCGCAAATACCATCCTGATGTAAATCCCGGCAACAAGCAAGCTGAGTCACGTTTTAAGGAAATCAACGAAGCTTACGAAGTTTTGTCAGATTCAGACAAACGCAAAAAGTATGACCAATTTGGTCAGTACTGGAAACAAGCATCTGAAGGGTTTCCGTCTGGTGGTGTCGGTGTTGACATGGGCGGTTTTGACTTCAGCCAGTATGGCAGCTTTGATGAATTTATCAGTGAATTGTTAGGACGCTTTGGTGGAAGTGCTGGTCCTCGTGCTGGGAGACAAGCTTACAGCTACAGTACATCTACAAGCAGACCTGGCGGTTTTGGTAACTTTAGCGATTTTGGAACTCAAGATGTTGGTTCTGCCAATGCTACCCAAGATAGTGAGGCGGTAATTACCCTGAATTTCTCTGAAGCATTTCATGGCGTGCAAAAACATCTCAATCTTGGCAATGAGGTTATTGATGTTCGCATCCCAGCAGGAGCCAAGACTGGGAGCCGTTTGCGTGTAAGAGGTAAGGGACCAGTCAACCCTTTCACACAGCAACGAGGTGATTTATATCTGAAGGTAGAACTTCAACCCCATTCTTTGTTTCAGTTTGAAGGTGATAATTTGGTGTGTGAAGTACCCATTACACCAGATGAAGCTGTTTTGGGAGCATCTGTTGAAGTCCCAACACCTGATGGCATGGTTACTGTTAAAATTCCTGTAGGGGTGAGATCTGGTCAATCTTTGCGCTTGCGTGGTAAAGGATGGCCTCAACCTAGGGGTGGACGGGGTGACCAGTTAATTAAAGTAGCGATCGTACCTCCTAAAGATATGACTCCTCAGGAACAGGAGTGTTATGAAAAAATCCGCTCTATGCGGACTTTCAACCCCCGTGCCAATTTTCAGCACATTCGGCTGTAA
- a CDS encoding AAA family ATPase has product MTKLLLLIGLPGSGKSTFARYLLVDCPQMQIISTDTIRGQLFGGEAVQGPWLVLWHEVLRQFRETVLSDNITIYDATNAQRRHRREVIASAREIGFTHITGIWVDTPVWLCLARNKKRQRQVPEEVIFRMHRQLRDAPPSLEEGLNELLRFSV; this is encoded by the coding sequence ATGACTAAACTACTGTTACTTATAGGTCTTCCTGGCAGTGGTAAATCAACTTTTGCAAGGTACTTGCTAGTAGATTGCCCCCAGATGCAAATCATTTCTACCGATACCATCCGGGGGCAATTATTTGGCGGCGAAGCCGTTCAAGGACCTTGGCTGGTTCTCTGGCATGAAGTTTTGCGGCAATTTCGGGAAACAGTCTTAAGCGATAATATAACAATCTATGATGCGACTAATGCTCAGCGACGCCATCGACGAGAAGTTATCGCTTCAGCCCGTGAAATAGGGTTTACTCACATCACTGGGATTTGGGTAGATACCCCGGTTTGGTTGTGTCTGGCGCGGAACAAAAAACGTCAGCGTCAAGTTCCCGAAGAAGTCATATTTCGCATGCACCGTCAACTCCGCGATGCACCTCCAAGTTTGGAGGAAGGACTCAACGAGCTACTAAGATTTTCTGTTTAA